A single genomic interval of Polaribacter vadi harbors:
- the dnaX gene encoding DNA polymerase III subunit gamma/tau, whose translation MEHFIVSARKYRPQNFEDVVGQQAITNTLENAIKNNHLAQALLFTGPRGVGKTSCARILAKKINQQDVEASADEDFAFNIFELDAASNNSVDDIRSLTDQVRIPPQTGKYKVYIIDEVHMLSQAAFNAFLKTLEEPPAHAIFILATTEKHKIIPTILSRCQIFDFKRIGVLDAKNYLKVICEKEDITAEDDALHIIAQKADGAMRDALSIFDRVVSFSGKNLTREAVTENLNVLDYDTYFNMTTLLMENKIPDVLNAYNTVLGKGFEGHHFINGLASHFRDLLVAKDKVTIDLLEVGDTAKKKYLEQSTKASIPFLMQSINKANDCDLNYRTSKNQRLLVELTLMQIASITFDGEKKKPANYIIPATFFQSLSPAVKEIAKPVQQKVAPSTHQKTQKVEVPKPKLNKPILQSAQRRSSSLSLKSIHEKKVEKKSVVEENFDNHPKDIFTEKALQEFWKEYVALLQQKGERSMASIVGTDVPKLGKDFKISFTVPNKLMEDQFKKGRPMLLKFLREKLNNYGIKIIVTLNETVEKKFAYTPQEKFNKMKEMNPLLEKLRQTFELDL comes from the coding sequence ATGGAGCATTTTATAGTTTCTGCACGTAAATACCGTCCTCAAAATTTTGAAGATGTTGTTGGGCAACAAGCCATTACAAACACGTTAGAGAACGCTATAAAAAACAATCATTTAGCACAAGCCTTATTATTTACAGGGCCAAGAGGAGTTGGTAAAACATCTTGTGCAAGAATTTTAGCAAAAAAAATAAATCAACAAGATGTTGAGGCATCAGCAGATGAAGATTTTGCCTTTAATATTTTTGAATTAGATGCTGCTTCTAACAATTCTGTAGATGATATTAGGAGTTTAACGGATCAAGTTCGTATTCCACCACAAACAGGAAAATATAAAGTGTATATTATTGATGAAGTGCACATGCTTTCTCAAGCAGCCTTTAATGCTTTCCTAAAAACGTTGGAAGAACCACCAGCTCACGCTATTTTTATTTTAGCAACTACAGAAAAACATAAAATAATTCCGACGATTTTATCACGTTGTCAAATTTTTGATTTTAAAAGAATTGGTGTCTTAGATGCAAAAAACTACTTGAAAGTTATTTGCGAGAAAGAAGATATTACTGCTGAAGATGATGCTTTGCATATTATTGCTCAAAAAGCAGATGGAGCCATGAGAGACGCTTTATCTATTTTTGATAGAGTAGTTAGTTTTTCTGGCAAGAACTTAACAAGAGAAGCTGTCACAGAAAATTTAAATGTATTAGATTATGATACATATTTTAATATGACAACTTTATTGATGGAAAATAAAATTCCTGATGTTTTAAATGCATACAATACAGTTCTAGGAAAAGGTTTTGAAGGTCACCATTTTATAAATGGATTGGCGAGCCATTTTAGAGATTTGTTAGTTGCCAAAGATAAAGTTACTATTGATTTATTAGAAGTTGGTGATACTGCCAAGAAGAAATACTTAGAACAATCTACCAAAGCAAGCATTCCTTTTTTAATGCAATCTATTAACAAAGCAAATGATTGTGATTTAAATTATAGAACTAGCAAAAACCAACGATTACTGGTGGAATTAACCTTAATGCAAATTGCCTCTATCACTTTTGATGGAGAAAAAAAAAAACCAGCTAATTACATAATTCCTGCAACATTTTTTCAATCGCTTTCTCCTGCAGTTAAAGAGATTGCAAAACCTGTTCAGCAAAAAGTTGCGCCTTCAACACATCAAAAAACCCAAAAAGTTGAAGTGCCAAAGCCAAAGCTAAACAAACCTATTTTACAGTCTGCACAAAGACGATCATCATCACTTTCTTTAAAAAGTATTCACGAGAAAAAAGTTGAAAAAAAATCTGTAGTTGAGGAAAATTTCGACAATCATCCAAAAGATATTTTTACAGAAAAGGCTTTACAGGAATTTTGGAAAGAATATGTTGCTTTACTTCAGCAAAAAGGAGAACGAAGTATGGCCTCTATTGTTGGTACAGATGTTCCTAAATTGGGGAAAGATTTTAAAATTTCTTTTACAGTGCCTAATAAGTTGATGGAAGATCAATTTAAAAAAGGAAGACCAATGTTATTAAAATTTTTACGTGAAAAACTAAATAATTACGGAATTAAAATTATTGTGACACTCAATGAAACTGTAGAAAAAAAGTTTGCTTACACTCCACAAGAAAAGTTTAATAAAATGAAGGAAATGAATCCTTTGTTAGAAAAATTACGCCAAACTTTTGAATTAGATTTGTAA
- a CDS encoding cation:proton antiporter, with protein sequence MIELAGIIILGILAQWVAWKFKIPAILPLILIGLLVGPIAAAYLSEDGSKWIEPVWNGEKGLFPGDSLYYFVSLAISIILFEGGLTLKRNEIKNVGPVITKLITLGSAITFFGSGILAHYIFDLSWEISFLFAGLIIVTGPTVITPILRNIPLKKDVSTVLKWEGILIDPIGALVAVLVFEFISVGGGGGFTKTALIEFGKILLFGTTFGFTFAHALTYAVNKKMIPHYLLNVVSLSTVLLVFVESEVFAHESGLLAVVVMGMVLGNGKLKNLKELLYFKESLSVLLISILFILLAANINISELMLLYTWKTAALFAIIVFVIRPLAVFGSTVNSKLQFNEKLFISWVGPRGIVAAGIASLFGSKLLKQGVDGAEYITPLVFMIVLGTVLLNATTARLFAKMVGVFLKSSNAILFIGASKPSRLIASYLRDKGKRVVLIDSNKTFIEKAIEDDLEAINVNIYDDDLTDNIELNDVGYLIALTGNDAVNKYALSNFAEAFGEHGAFRLASSLEVINATSEERQGFFTPKDDYINLSEAFRENPTIKEVSISSEEEYEKIFEILANEEKSIPLFIEKEEGLYLIPEFEKLDIEKNGIILSYLGKDVGEDYKIEIDQEKVEIEDEEPLIETAVDPIADEEM encoded by the coding sequence ATGATAGAATTAGCAGGAATTATTATTTTAGGAATATTGGCACAATGGGTTGCTTGGAAATTTAAAATCCCAGCAATTTTACCTTTAATTTTAATTGGTTTGTTAGTAGGACCAATTGCTGCAGCTTATTTAAGTGAAGATGGTTCTAAGTGGATAGAACCTGTTTGGAATGGTGAAAAAGGCTTATTTCCTGGAGATAGTTTGTACTATTTTGTTTCCTTAGCAATTAGTATTATTCTTTTTGAAGGTGGTTTAACCTTAAAAAGAAACGAAATTAAAAACGTTGGGCCAGTAATTACCAAACTAATTACATTAGGTTCTGCCATAACATTTTTTGGCTCAGGTATTTTAGCACATTATATTTTCGACTTAAGTTGGGAAATTTCCTTTCTTTTTGCAGGTTTAATTATTGTAACTGGACCTACTGTAATAACACCAATTTTAAGAAATATTCCATTAAAAAAAGATGTTTCAACCGTTTTAAAATGGGAAGGAATCTTAATAGATCCAATTGGAGCTTTAGTAGCTGTATTGGTTTTTGAGTTTATTAGCGTTGGTGGAGGAGGAGGATTTACCAAAACAGCCTTGATAGAATTTGGTAAAATATTACTTTTCGGAACTACATTTGGGTTCACATTTGCACATGCTTTAACCTATGCTGTCAACAAAAAAATGATTCCTCATTATCTTTTAAATGTAGTTTCATTGTCTACAGTATTGTTAGTTTTTGTAGAATCAGAAGTTTTTGCACATGAATCAGGTCTTTTAGCTGTAGTTGTTATGGGAATGGTTTTAGGAAATGGAAAACTAAAGAACTTAAAAGAGTTGCTTTATTTTAAAGAATCTTTAAGTGTTTTGTTAATTTCTATTCTGTTTATTTTGTTAGCAGCAAACATCAATATAAGCGAATTAATGTTGTTGTATACTTGGAAAACAGCAGCTTTATTTGCAATTATAGTTTTTGTAATAAGACCTTTAGCTGTTTTTGGAAGTACTGTAAACTCCAAATTACAATTTAATGAAAAGCTATTTATTAGTTGGGTTGGCCCAAGAGGAATTGTAGCAGCAGGAATTGCATCTTTATTTGGTAGCAAATTGTTAAAACAAGGTGTGGATGGAGCAGAATATATTACTCCTTTAGTATTTATGATTGTTTTAGGAACTGTACTTTTAAACGCAACAACAGCAAGATTATTTGCAAAAATGGTTGGTGTTTTTCTAAAAAGTTCGAACGCTATTCTGTTTATAGGAGCCTCAAAACCATCAAGATTAATTGCTTCTTATTTACGTGATAAAGGAAAACGTGTAGTTTTAATAGATTCTAATAAAACGTTCATTGAAAAGGCTATTGAAGATGATTTAGAAGCGATTAATGTAAACATTTATGATGATGATTTAACCGACAATATTGAACTAAATGATGTTGGTTATTTAATAGCTTTAACAGGAAATGATGCTGTAAATAAATATGCACTTTCTAATTTTGCTGAAGCTTTTGGCGAGCATGGTGCTTTTAGATTAGCATCTTCTTTAGAAGTTATAAACGCTACAAGTGAAGAAAGACAAGGATTTTTTACTCCAAAAGATGATTATATTAATTTAAGTGAAGCCTTTAGAGAAAACCCTACAATTAAGGAAGTTTCAATTAGTTCTGAAGAAGAATATGAAAAGATTTTTGAAATTTTAGCGAATGAAGAAAAATCGATTCCTTTATTTATTGAAAAAGAAGAAGGTTTATATTTAATTCCAGAATTTGAAAAACTAGATATAGAAAAAAATGGGATAATTTTATCTTATTTAGGAAAAGATGTTGGAGAGGATTATAAAATTGAAATAGATCAAGAAAAAGTTGAAATTGAAGACGAAGAACCTTTAATAGAAACAGCAGTAGATCCTATTGCAGATGAAGAAATGTAA
- a CDS encoding DEAD/DEAH box helicase, translated as MANDIKNQEEILAKLNIYELNEMQNEAISVIENTTNTIILSPTGTGKTLAFLLPTLKLIDPENEEIQVLILVPSRELAIQIEQVIREMGTGFKVNAVYGGRSMAKDKIEIKHTPSILIGTPGRISDHFANDRFSKDSIKTLILDEFDKSLEVGFEYEMRGIINQLPNVNRRILTSATQDAEVPEFVQLDKPTVLNYLTGKKSKKLDIKIVASPSKNKNETLVELLKHIGNQPGIIFCNLKSSIDHVSAFLTKNKLAHSTFSGGMEQRDRERSLIKFRNGTSQILVATDLAARGIDIPEMKYIIHYELPERLEEFTHRNGRTARVDAKGTAYVLKWEKEKLPDFIKGATNANIDAKQKMKPVFWETLFISGGRKDKISKGDVAGLFFKQGNLNKDQLGIIELKQDCVFVAVPVSEANRLAEDLNNVRLKNKKVRVFVI; from the coding sequence ATGGCAAACGATATAAAGAATCAAGAAGAAATTTTAGCGAAATTAAATATCTACGAGCTAAATGAAATGCAAAATGAAGCCATTTCAGTAATTGAAAATACGACGAACACCATTATATTATCACCAACAGGAACAGGAAAAACATTGGCTTTTTTACTACCAACGTTAAAATTAATTGATCCTGAAAATGAAGAAATTCAAGTTTTAATTTTAGTGCCATCAAGAGAATTAGCAATTCAAATTGAGCAAGTTATCAGAGAAATGGGAACTGGTTTTAAAGTAAACGCAGTTTATGGAGGAAGATCGATGGCGAAAGATAAAATAGAAATTAAACATACACCAAGTATATTAATAGGAACTCCAGGTAGAATTTCAGATCATTTTGCAAACGATCGTTTCTCAAAAGACAGCATCAAAACTTTAATTTTAGACGAGTTTGATAAATCTTTAGAAGTTGGTTTTGAGTATGAAATGAGAGGAATTATCAACCAATTACCTAATGTAAACAGACGAATTTTAACATCAGCAACACAAGATGCAGAAGTTCCTGAATTTGTACAGTTAGATAAACCAACTGTTTTGAATTATTTAACAGGAAAAAAATCTAAAAAATTAGATATTAAGATTGTTGCTTCTCCATCAAAAAATAAAAATGAAACCTTAGTTGAATTACTAAAACATATTGGGAATCAGCCAGGAATTATTTTTTGTAATTTAAAAAGTAGTATTGATCATGTTAGTGCGTTTTTAACAAAAAATAAATTAGCACATAGTACTTTTTCTGGAGGAATGGAGCAAAGAGATCGTGAGCGTTCTTTAATTAAATTCAGAAATGGAACAAGTCAAATTTTAGTTGCCACAGATTTAGCTGCAAGAGGAATTGATATTCCTGAAATGAAATATATTATTCATTACGAATTGCCAGAAAGATTAGAAGAATTTACGCACAGAAATGGAAGAACAGCAAGAGTAGATGCTAAAGGAACAGCGTATGTTTTAAAGTGGGAAAAGGAAAAATTACCAGATTTTATTAAAGGTGCAACCAATGCAAATATTGATGCAAAACAGAAAATGAAACCTGTTTTTTGGGAAACGTTATTTATTTCTGGAGGTAGAAAAGATAAAATTTCTAAAGGTGATGTAGCAGGTTTATTTTTTAAACAAGGAAACTTAAACAAAGATCAATTAGGTATTATCGAGTTAAAACAAGATTGCGTTTTTGTTGCTGTGCCAGTTTCTGAAGCGAATAGGTTAGCAGAAGATTTAAATAATGTAAGATTAAAGAATAAGAAAGTTCGAGTTTTTGTTATTTAA
- a CDS encoding tRNA-(ms[2]io[6]A)-hydroxylase has translation MLGLQFETETSWAEIAKVNLEQILTDHAFLEQKAASNAVSIIINYSEETELVKEMSNIAIEEMQHFKMVHLLMVKRGMVLGREQKNDYAIRLQKFFKKTGDRTDALIQRLLVAALIEARSCERFKVFSENMEDEELQKFYKNLMISEAGHYATFLQFARQYQDRAIVDEKWNALLAFEAEMMKERGNVAKIHG, from the coding sequence ATGTTAGGCTTACAATTCGAAACTGAAACTTCTTGGGCAGAAATTGCCAAAGTAAATCTTGAACAAATACTTACAGATCATGCTTTTTTAGAGCAAAAAGCTGCTTCTAATGCAGTATCTATCATTATAAATTACTCTGAAGAAACAGAATTGGTTAAAGAAATGAGCAATATTGCTATTGAAGAAATGCAACATTTTAAAATGGTGCATTTATTAATGGTAAAACGTGGAATGGTTTTGGGACGTGAGCAAAAAAACGATTATGCCATTCGTTTGCAAAAGTTTTTTAAGAAAACAGGTGACAGAACAGATGCTCTAATTCAGCGATTATTAGTTGCTGCTTTAATTGAAGCAAGAAGTTGTGAGCGTTTTAAGGTTTTTTCTGAAAATATGGAAGATGAGGAATTGCAAAAATTCTATAAAAATTTAATGATTTCTGAAGCTGGACATTATGCTACTTTTTTGCAGTTTGCAAGACAATATCAAGATAGAGCAATTGTTGATGAAAAATGGAATGCACTTTTAGCTTTCGAAGCTGAAATGATGAAAGAAAGAGGAAATGTGGCTAAAATTCATGGGTAA
- a CDS encoding DUF4268 domain-containing protein, with product MFSKEEAAQLRKLFWTSFGKSFPRKWLLYNTKIKGFAFKFVADRKKAMVCLDIDHPEAIANELLFDQMISLKVLLETELPEVIFNDAYELESGKIIHRIYVPFDKKFSIYNKDTWRDCYEFYMETMPKFELFFYEYEDFINQAI from the coding sequence ATGTTTAGCAAAGAAGAAGCTGCACAATTACGTAAATTATTTTGGACAAGTTTTGGAAAATCGTTTCCAAGAAAATGGTTGCTGTACAATACCAAAATTAAAGGTTTCGCTTTTAAATTTGTGGCCGATAGAAAAAAAGCCATGGTTTGTTTGGATATTGATCATCCTGAAGCAATTGCAAACGAATTATTGTTCGATCAAATGATTTCTTTGAAGGTTTTACTGGAAACTGAATTGCCTGAAGTTATTTTTAATGATGCTTACGAGTTGGAAAGTGGCAAAATTATTCATAGAATTTATGTTCCTTTTGATAAAAAATTTAGCATTTATAATAAAGACACTTGGCGAGATTGCTATGAATTTTATATGGAAACTATGCCAAAATTTGAGCTTTTCTTTTATGAATATGAAGATTTTATCAACCAAGCAATTTGA
- a CDS encoding DUF4870 domain-containing protein, whose amino-acid sequence MKEDKQLLVITHLSQLLDFVTGIGGFIVPLVLWLTKRDEVYKMDEQGKAIINFRISMFIYILICIPLIILFGLGIVGIIVISIFYLIFPIINAIKVSNNEEPNYPLSITFIK is encoded by the coding sequence ATGAAAGAAGACAAGCAATTATTAGTAATTACACATTTAAGCCAATTATTAGATTTTGTAACAGGAATTGGAGGTTTTATTGTGCCTTTAGTTTTGTGGCTTACTAAAAGAGACGAAGTTTATAAAATGGACGAACAAGGAAAAGCAATTATAAACTTCAGAATATCGATGTTCATTTACATCTTAATCTGCATTCCATTAATTATTTTATTTGGTTTAGGAATTGTCGGAATTATCGTTATTTCAATTTTCTATTTAATTTTTCCGATTATAAATGCCATAAAAGTGAGCAATAATGAGGAACCAAATTACCCATTAAGTATTACATTTATAAAGTAG
- a CDS encoding Dps family protein has translation MDYLNMKNQKVLPVVTELNVLLADYHVYYQKLRNFHWNILGKNFFDLHKKFEEMYNDTRLKIDEVAERIITLKYHPISKLSDYIEVSRIKESSPLLSDKEMVANIIDDHKILLEQLSKVVDRANKASDEGTIDLMGGYIRQLEKATWMLNAWSKDTKEELNTTFVE, from the coding sequence ATGGATTATTTAAATATGAAAAACCAAAAAGTGTTGCCTGTAGTTACTGAATTAAATGTTTTACTGGCAGATTATCATGTATATTATCAGAAATTAAGAAATTTTCATTGGAATATTTTAGGAAAGAATTTTTTCGATTTGCACAAAAAATTTGAAGAAATGTATAATGATACAAGACTTAAAATTGATGAAGTTGCAGAAAGAATTATCACTTTAAAATATCATCCCATAAGCAAATTGTCTGATTATATTGAAGTTTCTAGAATTAAAGAATCTAGCCCTTTACTATCTGATAAAGAAATGGTGGCAAATATAATTGATGATCATAAAATTTTGTTAGAACAATTAAGTAAAGTTGTTGATAGAGCCAATAAAGCTTCAGATGAAGGAACTATTGATTTAATGGGTGGTTATATAAGACAGTTAGAAAAAGCTACTTGGATGTTAAATGCCTGGTCTAAAGACACAAAAGAAGAGTTAAATACCACATTTGTTGAATAA
- a CDS encoding mechanosensitive ion channel family protein → MDKVIEKLELWRDVFIKNIPNMAIALVVLVIAYFASRNISSLINRTIGSKIKQKSVRDLVSRIASGVIFLLGLYFAMTILKFDDTLKTIVSAAGVSGIVIGLALQGTLSNTISGVVLSFRKNLNIGNWVETNDYAGEVIDINLNYFVLKEADNNMVVIPNKIILESPFKNYSLTQEMRISVTCGVEYGADLEAVKELTLETIDAKFDQKKFGKEVEFYFTEFGDSSINFLCRFWIDGERALHRWQAESTAIIAIKKAFDKEGINIPFPMRTLEFVPNNNLNITNNNDKENNKEEEKIKEKEVENA, encoded by the coding sequence ATGGATAAAGTAATAGAAAAACTAGAACTATGGAGAGATGTTTTTATAAAAAACATACCAAATATGGCAATTGCATTGGTAGTTTTAGTAATTGCTTACTTCGCATCAAGAAACATAAGTTCTTTAATAAATAGAACTATTGGTAGCAAAATAAAACAAAAATCGGTTAGAGATTTAGTTTCTAGAATTGCATCTGGTGTTATATTTTTATTAGGATTGTATTTTGCAATGACTATTTTAAAGTTCGATGACACTTTAAAAACAATTGTTTCTGCTGCTGGTGTTTCTGGTATTGTAATAGGTTTGGCTTTACAAGGAACGTTATCTAACACAATCTCTGGTGTTGTTTTATCTTTCAGAAAAAACCTAAATATTGGTAATTGGGTAGAAACCAATGATTATGCAGGTGAAGTTATCGATATTAATTTAAATTATTTTGTGTTAAAAGAAGCTGATAACAACATGGTTGTGATTCCTAACAAAATAATTTTAGAAAGTCCGTTTAAAAATTATTCGTTAACGCAAGAAATGAGAATTTCTGTAACGTGTGGTGTAGAATATGGAGCAGATTTAGAAGCGGTTAAAGAGTTAACGCTTGAAACTATTGACGCTAAATTTGATCAGAAAAAATTTGGGAAAGAAGTAGAGTTTTATTTTACAGAATTTGGAGATAGTTCCATAAACTTTTTATGTAGATTTTGGATTGATGGAGAAAGAGCTTTGCATAGATGGCAAGCAGAAAGTACAGCTATCATAGCAATTAAAAAGGCTTTTGATAAAGAAGGCATTAACATACCTTTCCCAATGAGAACATTGGAATTTGTACCAAACAATAATTTAAATATTACGAATAATAACGATAAAGAAAATAATAAAGAAGAAGAAAAAATAAAGGAAAAGGAAGTTGAAAATGCTTAA
- the mnmE gene encoding tRNA uridine-5-carboxymethylaminomethyl(34) synthesis GTPase MnmE, whose translation MIKNDTIIALATPAGVGAIAVIRLSGEDAITIVDAFFKSIKKDKSIKTQKTHTSHLGHIVDKGIILDEVLVSVFKNPNSYTGENVVEISCHGSSFIQQEILQLFLQNGCRMADNGEFTMRAFLNGKMDLSQAEAVADVIAANSAASHQMAIQQMRGGITNELKELRVQLLDFAALIELELDFSGEDVEFADRTKFKELVSKITFVLKRLIDSFAFGNAMKNGIPVAIIGEPNVGKSTLLNALLNEEKAIVSDIAGTTRDAIEDDLIIEGVAFRFIDTAGIRETKDIIESIGIKKAYEKADNAQLIIFLIDSNKFSYAKEEFLEEIETIKTRFPNKRLLVIANKIDTLSCHDSSILQSEIENLILLSAKNKTGIEELKNELTSLVNIGALSNNETIVTNSRHFEALNNALIAITSVQQGIDLEIGTDLFSIDIRECLRHLGAITGDYDVDKDILGHIFGNFCIGK comes from the coding sequence ATGATTAAAAACGATACTATTATTGCTTTAGCAACACCAGCTGGAGTTGGTGCAATTGCTGTAATTCGTCTTTCAGGAGAAGATGCAATTACAATTGTAGATGCTTTTTTTAAATCGATAAAAAAAGATAAATCAATAAAAACGCAAAAAACACACACCAGTCATTTAGGGCATATTGTTGATAAAGGAATAATTTTAGATGAAGTATTAGTTTCGGTTTTTAAAAATCCAAATTCTTACACAGGCGAAAATGTGGTGGAAATTTCTTGTCATGGTTCTAGCTTTATACAGCAAGAAATACTACAATTATTTCTACAAAATGGTTGTAGAATGGCAGATAATGGCGAATTTACAATGCGTGCTTTTTTAAATGGTAAAATGGATTTAAGCCAAGCAGAAGCTGTTGCAGATGTTATTGCTGCTAATTCTGCTGCAAGTCATCAAATGGCAATTCAGCAAATGCGTGGAGGAATTACCAACGAATTAAAAGAATTACGTGTTCAATTGTTAGATTTTGCTGCTTTAATTGAGTTAGAATTAGATTTTTCTGGTGAAGATGTAGAGTTTGCAGACAGAACAAAATTTAAAGAATTAGTTTCAAAGATTACTTTTGTTTTAAAACGATTGATAGATTCTTTTGCATTTGGAAATGCCATGAAAAATGGAATTCCTGTTGCCATTATTGGCGAACCAAATGTGGGAAAATCAACACTTTTAAATGCGCTTTTAAATGAAGAAAAAGCCATCGTTTCTGATATTGCAGGAACAACAAGAGATGCTATTGAAGATGATTTAATTATTGAAGGTGTTGCTTTTAGGTTTATTGACACAGCAGGAATTAGAGAAACCAAAGACATTATAGAAAGTATTGGTATTAAAAAAGCCTATGAAAAAGCAGATAATGCCCAATTGATTATATTTTTAATAGATTCCAATAAATTCTCTTATGCTAAAGAAGAATTTTTAGAAGAAATTGAAACCATAAAAACACGTTTTCCAAACAAACGTTTATTAGTAATCGCTAATAAAATTGATACTTTATCTTGTCATGATTCTTCAATATTACAATCAGAAATAGAAAATTTAATTTTATTATCAGCAAAAAATAAAACAGGAATTGAAGAGCTAAAGAACGAATTAACTTCTTTGGTAAATATTGGTGCTTTGAGTAATAATGAAACAATTGTAACAAATTCGCGTCATTTTGAAGCTTTAAATAATGCTTTAATAGCAATTACTTCTGTACAACAAGGAATTGATCTAGAAATTGGTACTGATTTATTTTCTATTGATATTAGAGAATGTTTACGTCATTTAGGTGCCATTACTGGAGATTATGATGTGGATAAAGATATTTTAGGACACATTTTTGGAAACTTTTGTATTGGAAAATAA
- a CDS encoding YchJ family protein has product MKCPCNPSKLYIDCCKKAHQNILSVTTPEELMRSRYSAFVMANINYLQESHHSSTRPSETEKKEILTWTKSVEWVKLTVIKSTENTVEFKAFFYENNSLNTIHEKSSFVKENNHWVYKDGL; this is encoded by the coding sequence ATGAAATGTCCTTGTAATCCTTCAAAATTATATATTGATTGTTGTAAAAAAGCACATCAAAATATACTTTCTGTAACTACACCAGAAGAATTAATGCGCTCCAGATATAGTGCTTTTGTAATGGCTAATATTAACTATTTACAAGAAAGTCATCATAGTTCCACAAGACCTTCTGAAACTGAAAAAAAAGAAATATTAACTTGGACAAAATCTGTAGAATGGGTAAAATTAACTGTTATAAAATCGACAGAAAACACAGTTGAATTTAAAGCTTTTTTTTACGAAAATAACTCTTTAAACACAATCCATGAAAAGTCTAGTTTTGTAAAAGAAAATAATCATTGGGTGTATAAAGATGGTTTATAA
- a CDS encoding DUF421 domain-containing protein: MTLQEIFWLVVSVLGVFSIIIAITRVFGLRTFAKMSSFDFASTIAVGSVLASVILNTDYSLLKGAVVLVSIIGFQTLFSFLVRKVDIFKELFTNKPQIIMWNGKILYDKLKKCNVGEDDLIAKLREANVHDFNEVKAAVFESTGDVSVIHNKEDKEISLQILTDVSKDI; this comes from the coding sequence ATGACTTTACAAGAAATTTTTTGGTTAGTAGTATCTGTATTAGGTGTGTTTTCTATAATAATTGCAATTACAAGAGTTTTCGGATTAAGAACATTTGCAAAAATGTCTAGTTTCGATTTTGCCTCTACAATTGCTGTCGGTTCTGTTTTGGCATCCGTTATTTTAAATACAGATTATTCTTTATTAAAAGGAGCAGTTGTATTGGTTTCAATTATCGGTTTTCAAACTTTGTTTTCTTTCTTAGTAAGAAAAGTAGATATATTTAAAGAACTCTTTACAAACAAACCACAGATTATTATGTGGAATGGTAAAATTTTATATGATAAATTAAAAAAATGTAATGTGGGTGAAGATGATTTAATTGCGAAGTTAAGAGAAGCAAATGTGCATGATTTTAATGAAGTGAAAGCTGCAGTTTTTGAAAGTACTGGAGATGTTTCTGTTATTCATAATAAAGAAGATAAAGAAATTTCACTCCAAATATTAACAGACGTAAGTAAAGATATATAA